DNA from Asticcacaulis excentricus:
CCGGAAGAGGCGGGTTCCGAACACCTGCGGGCTCTGGCCAAGGTGTCGCGCATCCTGCGTCAGAAGGAGCTGCGAGAGCAATTGCGTCAGGTCGATACGGCGGATGCACTCTACGCGCTGCTCAACCGCACCGAAACCAGCCACGCGGCCTAAGTCACGGGATTAAGGGCGCATATGGCCGGTGCGGGCGTAGCGTTCGTGCCAGCTCAAGGCTTCAGACAGCAGGTGCGGGGTCTGCCCGCCGCGCTCGCGGCAGGCGCGCTCGAAATAATCAGTGAGCAAGTCGCGATAATCGGCATGGGCGCAATGGGCGATGACCTGTCGCGCCCGTTCGCGCGGGGCCAGACCGCGCAGGTCGGCCAGTCCGTTTTCCGTCGCCAGTATATCGACATCGTGCTCGGTATGATCGACGTGGCTGGCCATAGGCACGACGGCGGAGATGGCCCCGCCCTTAGCCTGAGACTTGGCGACGAAGATCGACAGATAGGCATTGCGAGCAAAATCGCCTGAGCCGCCGATGCCGTTCATCATGTGCGTGCCGCCGACATGGGTCGAGTTGACATTGCCGTACAGATCGAATTCCAGCGCCGTATTGATGGCGATGATGCCGAGGCGGCGGATGACTTCCGGATGGTTGGAAATTTCCTGCGGCCGCAGGATGATGCGGTCGCGATAGGTCTCAATGTGATTGAAGACACGCTCGGCCCAGGGCGCGCTGAGCGTCACCGAGCAACCGGAGGCATAGAGCAGCTTGCCCGAATCGATCAACTCAAAGGTCGAATCCTGCAAGACCTCGGAATACATGCGCAGATTATGGAAATTCGAGCGGTTCAGCTCGCTTAAGACCGCATTGGCGATGACGCCGATGCCGGCCTGAATGGGGTTGAGCGACGGCGGCAGACGGCCCTGCTTCACTTCGTTTTGCAGAAAATCGACCAGATGCGCGCCAATGGCGGTGGTCGCCGGGTCGGGTGTCGCCACGC
Protein-coding regions in this window:
- a CDS encoding acetyl-CoA hydrolase/transferase family protein, which encodes MNGPITTLAPALDSEILARIRCSDLLTRIATPDQAASLIHDGMTIGLSGFTRAGDAKAVPLALAERAKTHPMKLTVITGASLGHNTDKLLYEAGLLARRMPFQVDDTLRAAINRGEVMFIDQHLSETVEALRSRQVGPVDVAVIEAVAITEDGGIVPSTSVGNSASFAILAPKVIIELNLTYSAAMEGMHDIFIPAKRPSRTPVPVVTCDSRVGTPYIPIDPAKIAAIVITREADSPARVATPDPATTAIGAHLVDFLQNEVKQGRLPPSLNPIQAGIGVIANAVLSELNRSNFHNLRMYSEVLQDSTFELIDSGKLLYASGCSVTLSAPWAERVFNHIETYRDRIILRPQEISNHPEVIRRLGIIAINTALEFDLYGNVNSTHVGGTHMMNGIGGSGDFARNAYLSIFVAKSQAKGGAISAVVPMASHVDHTEHDVDILATENGLADLRGLAPRERARQVIAHCAHADYRDLLTDYFERACRERGGQTPHLLSEALSWHERYARTGHMRP